ACTGTTTTTATTTCGACCTATACAAaccacatttttatataacataacctaatattttacattaaattaacaCAAGCAAATGcagaattgaattttttaacagaatatattaaaacaattttaaaattgataattatataaaacaaacttaCTCCCTCTTTCTCATTGTCCATTAATACCTTCTTCATTGCAacaaatttcttatttgttttcttGTCTTTTGCTTTGAACACCTCTCTGCAAAAGAATcaaatatcattataaattataagattagATGCTAGCATATAAGTAATATAGTTAAGCATAAATCTTTACAAtcttaattcaaataatatctaaaCCTTTTAAAATGATATCTAAATATCCGTGcacttataaattaatcattttaaagctgcaatattatttgtaattgtgAACAGTActgtaaaaatgtaacatcTATATCAAACTAATACTAATACTGTTTTTCGATTTAATACACGTTTACTACGCGTCTAGTTTATTACACGTCAACAAATTTGCAAGAATCTCAAATCTTTTGTGTAACCTAACcttaaactttatttcaaattgtaCCTACCCGAAAGTTCCCTGGCcaatttttgcaactttttcatACTTCACAGATTCATCACAATGAGGAAAATCGAATTCCTCGATGTACTTCTCCTTTTCCTTcgtattcattatttttgcgttaattatatttatcaaatatatcacaatataATCACCTAGCTTGAACTACACCAAACtgtgtatgtacatacacTAAACTCTACATTAGAACCAAAACACATTTTCGGATCGCGAAATAAATCATCTATTTTCCTATCTATTTCACACAGAATTAATTACAACTTCTTgctatatttgataattaatttcaatggTACACAATGGTACACGTTGTCGACTGGATCACTGAACTACATATGAGctgtgttccgaaattcactgccagtactgaaaatctatagtttacgtAACGTATATTGCAGATtttaggtctgttctttatagctaaactggctgcactagttcagagtttatctttttcccttcACACtgaaaggagaaagataaaatctgaactagtgcagccagttcagctataaagaacaaacctttttagtactggcagtgaatttctaAACACAGCCAGgcattgttttaatttcaGCAGATTCCGCTATGAACCGCTACTGCTGTCGCGCCAAAATTAAAAGTGTAACacatattatagaaaatagtCGTAAATGATGATATGTTCTgtcttttaataatacaatacacttaaatcatttttcatctatatatgtatattattatcatttattatttattattgataatctATCTTTTtcatgaattaattattctttttatatttcaatatcttgaaatatgtatacaaaatttgtaactttttagatgttattttattgaattatagaatattttatattgtgctTGGAAATTTTTCTGAATCTAATTCTTGCTAAATATGCCGAAGTTTAAACATCAATCAACCATGCAAAAGGgccataaatattgtttaaatatctGTTCTATAAACTGCAAATAAATCTTGTTTTATCAAAACCAGTCTCtatagatatgtatatataaatgccTGTAcactaatatttttgcaagatttataaaatattgtaccaaaataaacatatactcaaagagaaaaatataatgttacttaagatatttgattatatatatattcctatTCTACACATTAAAGCcacataaatgaaaaaattttaacacattttctgtattcttatatatcttattttttgcCATAAAaacatgttatatttatatatgggCTGTTTGTGGAACTTATTTGACATTTCTAATTATCCtatatcttaaattttaatcgatcGCTGATTTGGTTCAATTATGATAAAGATTTCGCTAAATCTTGATTCATAAAAACTAGTCTATACATATAATTCAAACTTTGAATAGCAATATGTTCGATATTTACAgaatattgtaacaaaataaacgTACAATCAACGAAAAAAATAGTTACTTAAGATATTCAGCTCTCGTGTACAGTATATATCTGTTTTATAACGTTAAAACCAtagtaaatgaaaattttaattaatttcctgtATTCTTATATATCTTATCCTTTTTTTACcataaaaacatattatatttatttgtatgtgGGTTGTTTGTGGaacttattttatcattctaaTTATTCTATGTTTcttaaatttcaatcaatcGCTGGTTTGGTTCGTCTACGATGATGATTTCGCGCTAACGCGtgtataattgttattaagaaGTAACCGATCATTAGTGTGACAAATTTGTCAAACAGCCATGATATTGTAGTAGTTCCGTCCTGCaagaataaatgtttattttgagaTTGATTATCAGTGAATGTtgtgcattatattttataaaactataacTTACCATAGACGATTTATCATGCAGCTTATGTTTCTGTTcaacaaaatatctttttaatggCTCTTGGAATTTTGCACCGACAAATGGTACTATCGCTAACAAGctgataaatttatctaaaagcTCTTCATTGAAAGCTATGATTACTGCTAATTGTTGTATGTGCATCTTAATAACAGCCTttccaatcagcgtcgcgccAAAAAATGTCCAGAAAGGAATGAGATAATGACCACATGTCAGACCAGCTAAGTCAAATAGTGGATTTGGgatctgtaaaattttattacataaataacaacacagaaaacaaattatataaattctttaataggtgagaaataacaaaaaaaaacactttattatcaaaaataatttctataaaaaataattaaattatgtaacaatAGTATATTCAAGGTTATTTAAAACTGAATTCAAATCtgttgtcaaaattaaaaaaattccaaattatGAACCCAATATGGCAATAAAATTcgaacataaaattttattttaaacttttgtgGGGAGTcttcaatctttttaaaaattaaaatgtgtaaatttaaaaaaaataaaaaatcaaagtaaaatataattaaattaaaaaatattgttgttgATACTCAACTCAATTTGATATGTAAATTAGGATTAAAACGTTAATCGCAAATTTggcttaaataaatttaacaaatttagttCAAAGCGTAATGCAAGCagaaaattttagtttttttacataaatcaagatctattatagaatattttaaatcaaaaattttaaattttaaaacaaaaattttaaatcattgctcaaaaaatttcttgtaatATCTAGATGGCTAATACTACTTTATACTCTCAGTTTagaatttttgctttaattttagattaaaattcattaatcaACTTTTTAAGCAACTAGCAAGCTATTTGAATACTTTTAGATTTTGTAATGAATAATCAAAGCATATTAAAAGAGGATATCTTCAAAAATGCTCGACTGAAAGTGTAAGGCATTAATGACACTATCtgtatgttgaaaaaaataaaatttgctgaCACATACCGATGCACAAGCCAATATGCCCCAAAATCCAGCTTTCTCAACGAATCGCTTCATTGTTAGTTTTATACGCGTTACAAACGGTATACTCTCACCATTTTCTAACGCTTCCAGGGCTTCTAACTCTCTTAAATCTTCTTGGTCGAAATTGTCACTCTTACTATTTTGTCCGCTCATTCTTGCGGCTCTAGCCATGAAATATGGTGGTAATTCACCAAGTGCAGTGCCAGCCCCCCATAGCATGGCTTCTACGCGtacttttttcataatatttaatatatctacTACCCAAAGCGGGTCAATTTTCGTCGGGCATACTATCTGATCAGGATATGGCGGTTCGGGAAAGTTCAGAGCACCGCATTCGTATGCCGCCATAGTAACGGCCGCTATGTGCGGCCCCAAGTACAACACGAAAGTGTGCAAACCTGTTCCGAGACCTACACTTGATAATACACCTAATCCTACCCAATATAACCACCAGATTACTTTGGCCTCCCACAACTTAAAAATCTGAAACAAAGCAAATGAAACAGTTTATTTGTACACCATCTGTCCgatacatacatattgcataattttacattattgcaaatatgttACCTCCTGTTGTGGGCCAGATATTCTGCCTGATAGGAGAAATAGTATTACAATTGAAATTACAGCGCACACTGTTCTTTTGTAAAGTAACGTTTTCTTCGCTAAACTAAGCACATTAATGGCCACTTcactaaagaaataatataacgtTATAATAGGATGTTTCCAGAGTGTCAAGTGTTCTGGATCCACATTCCAAACATCATGTGACTGGCTGTGTTCCATTGCTGGTGTCTTTCGTCTAACATTCCTTTCAGTTCCATTAACGGAACCTTTTGGACGTCGAATGGCAGTAGAATTATCCAACATGGTATTTTCTAAACAATTAATCTGTAAACAAATAGAATTTAAGTTAGCGACTTATTTGTGTATCTttacaagaatatttaataagttttaattgataaaaattaatattttgtgcatttttcatcttttttgaGATACTTTTGCatagcaaagaaaattttttatcttaaagtGCTTCATTATTATGTGAATGAAACAccttgcaataatattttcctggattgtgtaaaataatttcacaaaaaaatttcaaacatatctaagtacaatatttttcttattcacTATAGAATCTTAGAAATATGTATTGTAGTTGCCAAACTGTTACAAAAATCacatatatctataaaaaataaaatagtattttataataaaaataataataaaaaaattttctctgttttacaacattcctacaagaaaaaaataatattttataataatttacttcaaTCAGTGCAGCATCCACATCAATATCTATAATTGTAAGTTTATTATCATTGTATTGTTGAGATTCACGAATCTTTGGCACATATATATCACATATACAATCACACATAACGTCTGAGAAATAATGTGAGCTTGGTATTGTTACTAAAAAACATGTTTCATAATGAGTCAAGTCAAAGGTCAAATTGCAATAAGTCAAGTTACTGTTCAACGTAAGTATCTAAGTTgctgattattttttacaacttgCAAAGTATTATTCTCAAATAAAAGAAGTGCAATAACAGGTtcaattctaaataatctaaataatatagctaaaagaaattacagttttactaatattattattaaaattaaaattaaaaatttaatctattaaataaccaataaaaaaaaattctttcgttGTTTTTCAGTGTTAATTTATTcggttttcaataattttaaatgtttgtcTATATTGTAGTTATCGTGGCAACACAAAATGATACAAAACATCAAAACATATAGAAGTaacatatacaaattattatttaacattttatcaaataattacaaataaaattgccttagaagtaaaaaaaaatcagatgaAATAAATCTCGCACAACATCATGCTATAACTGTTTGATTAATCTAATATTCTATCTGATAATTAAGtgtaaactttaattataaatacttacTACATGTTCCTTAGTTAATACTTactctgtaaaaataaaaattataaatgtgaGCTTTTATTAGTGTTCACGCAAAGCAAAAGCTagtctaaactaaaatttaaatctttttttcaacattacaCATAAATACACATACAACTTATACAAGATATGCAGATACactttaaaataagtaaaaatatgcgtaataaataaataaatgttattttgaattttatttaaaggcTCAAGAGATTTTAATCtcttctattaatatttttaaagagttAAGTCACTGTTTTAATAGATTTTGACTCATTGACAAGATGCGTCTAAATTGTAAATCACTTTagactaattttttttttcaatctgtttatattataaagtatgAAGCAATCATAATATCACAGATGTtctgagaaataaatattgaagaaaagaatatatagaaatgttcattttaattagattctgtcgttttaattttaaaaccaCAAAAAGAGGTTAggttagattttatttaaacaacaaGCTATTTAACACAACTACCTTCTCTATCTATGCAAaactatttgttttatataaaaatattaatataattaagtgaTCAAAACtcaaaatatgattataattgaCACTGATTCTTATGCGCaagcatatattatataaaacacacaATATAAGTACAAATAACAATTCAGAAAATTTCATAAGCAATAATGctatattaacaaaatgtaagtgtcaattatttattgcttccTTCGtacattaaacaattaatgcCATATTATGCTCCCTGTTAGCAAATGgatacttgaaaaaatatcaatctttcttattctctctatatatattacaaaatttgagcctttaatatatattatcagaTAAATTGAAGATTCAaacttatattattgtttatattaaacaaaaaaataattgtagatGCATGCTAAAAGTTTACCAAACATAATGCCACAAGAAAGTCTCTTTCACATGATGAATTGACAAATCATGATTGAAAAAGAGCACAAAACttattatttggaaaatctcATGAAAAAgcatattgtaaatttattgaatttaattaaaattcttaatattttttctaatattttaaatattttttctaatattcttaatatctTTAACCTATTACGAATGGCTGAGTTATGAAGCATAACcaatattaagtaaaaaacAAGAGATTTTATACAAGTGAATTAccttttcaatattattatataaattttgatatgtaTCAAGGTGGAAATTACAATACAGTGCTTTTCTTATATCATCGTGGTAAGTGTGCCCCGATGAAAGTGATGAACAATATTGCAGTCTTGTAAGGTTAAGCAACCTGTACCAACCTGTGCGTTACCTTGTGTCGTGGCACTATTAATTGAACTGATTGAACTGTCAATTCACGCATGACGTGTCAttcacacatacgcacacatctatatttatctggatatatatatattactgtgtgtttacatacacacatttataagtataatgtgtaatataaaatgtaaataaactgATATATCCTGATACGCACAGAtgtaaataagaatttattaaatatacaagcATTAAAAAATGCCTAGTCACCGTTATTCTTGCTTtgtaatcatattatttacttCTCGAAATCACAGTACtactttattttagttttctacttctttctttttctctttcctaaatgtgataaattgttaaattccTCTAATTTgtgttgtttaaaaaattaatttataatatttattacgttgCCGTGCTTTTCTAATTTGTTAGAGAATTTTGTCTAGTCCTTTTTAGGTTGTCATCTTCTTTCTTAATTTGCTAggaacttttgttctttttaggTTGCCATCTTTTTCTTAGTTTACTAGTATTTTATGTTGtcacaattttcaaaatgctaGCACACACGGCATAATATcgtgtaaaattttcattttttattagtttttcaCTTTGCAATTACACGACTATgagattatgaaataataaggAAGGAGCATAaaagattttgtaaaaaatattaatgtgatGTGTGTAATAATATGGAGATGTTAAGAAAAtcttaattgtatataataaaaaaaacttggttttatatattaataaaataattatttgacaacAAATGGATTTTTTATGAAGACTTTAGCAGCGTTTAATGggaggaaagagaaaatagtatgatttctaaaataaagCATTGCACATCACAATTACATATCTTTGACGATTCTTTAAAATCTCAAGTACTTGTATacttttagaataattatagggcattctatatatattttacattatttatttacactattttaattttatacattgtacACCTAGCggtatgattaatattttttatacatgcaTGATGCAATTCATACCGACTTAATTGCAACTTTAAATATGACTACATTACAACAGTTCTTAACGATACAAATGATCAGCATGAATATTACTAGCAATTTCAGATTCCCATTTGTCACCATTATTTAAGAGCTTCTCTTTGTTATATAACATTTCTTCATGGGTTTCACTTGAGAATTCAAAGTTTGGACCCTACAATAGAGAAATTTCATGTATTAATCCTATAAATCCtttcttgcatttttatattgtctgTCTTAACCAATTCAGTATCATGAGAAATGCATGGAAAAAGTGCTAAGCAACACAAGATcgctttttctattttatatcgaAGAATGCCCATAAGCTCTATTGtgctttctttttgtttccatttataattgaaaggCCGACTCGGCTTGAATCATTCATTATTGCCAAGGTATATATCTCACATTTAAACTATCTGTTTTAGTCTCATTAAAATGTATCATCAGTATACCTACTGTAAGATTTGCTGACATTTTTCGACATAAATTGGGAGACTTACAATTGCGCTGCTTGGCACTtaaatagttaattaataacataataccTCAACAATCGCATCTACTGGACAAGCTTCTTGGCAAAAGCCGCAGTAGATACATTTAGACATGTCAATATCATATCTTGTTGTACGTCGAGATCCATCTGCTCTTTCTTCTGCTTCAATTGTAATAGCTTGTGCAGGACATATTGCTTCACATAACTTGCAGGCGATACATCTTTCTTCTCCAGAGGGATAtctatgataaataaaaataatatgtaaaaagataGTATCtagtatgtaaaaaattaaaatttttattttttccctttttaaTCACCATTTCAATGATTGTGCTAAAAACAAAATGTGTTTAGAAAATgagttgtaaaaatataagaatataaggcacaataaaatatagatatataatgccaaaaatatataacagaaattttaacataaagatatataatacaaacttAACATActgagaatataataaaaatacatcacAAAAAAATACCTTCTTAGTGCATGCTCTCCTCGAAATCTAGGACTCAAGGGTCCTTTTTCAAAAGGATAGTTTATTGTTGCTGGTTCTCTGAATAACTGAGACAAAATAAGTCCAAATCCtcgaaaaatttcaagaaaaaacatATGGGTAGTTGCAGCTTCCATGATGTCATTCCAATTTTTGTCCTTGTATTCATTTACATAGTAATATTTGTTTCGACTCAAATATGTATTTACCCCATTTGGAACAATCTTAATAAATCTTGgagctgaaatatttataatgtttaaaattatatttgttatatgaaatataaatataacttaatAACAAGCTTGCACAAAATTCTATAATCTatgtaatttagaaataaaataactcgtttaaaataataaccaagaaatataataatttatactagtacatggtatatattttaaaaaaaataaattttctaatatacaaataaattaaaacctattaaaaaattatgctctacttaaaatttgaaactcaattaaactgtaattataattataaatatgtatcataaaatacatatttatcaaaaGTAAGCCAAAACAGTAAGAGAATTTCTAACCTCAACATAACATATTTAAGATGCAATCAGCATTGGTTAtatgtaacataatttttaaaaaattaataaaaaaagtatagtaataagaatagtaataaaaatatataatagtacacaatttctgtaaatttaataaattaaagaaagttATATcacgttaaaaaattatctaacgTTATGCTCAAAATTAACCtcgttttaaaaattcatagatATCATACCAATTTTACTCGTTCGCGTTAATATCTGCAAGGAACTCATCATCGTGCCCTATTTCTTTTaagatttaacaatattaatgaattgaTACATAgaattttcctttttatgaaaatctaTATATGAGGAAATACACGCACATACCATACACACTAAACTACTAAACTCAATGAAATTATCTATGCTATTCAGAAGTGCACTCTGACAAATCTAAAGACTCTAGATCATTTACCTAGTGACCCTAGACTTCTGTTTGAAttttgcatccaaattcagTGCGTCCACAATCCGAGTTTTAATAACTTTCTCTTGGTTCGaattctagcatcgtggaaaCATTAtacatgagaaaaataaaaaaaattattaataatataatatatgtacaaggaacataaaaaatattaaaaaattaaaaaagaaaaaaaaataataagacatAATTCAATCTCTGCaacttttagtttaattttatattcaagattattttaaatacaattttaaactcATAAtcggaaattaaaaaacaaatttaattatttaacaattacaaATCTATATAACTgtcctctctttctttatggaacattttaaaattgtgctaaagatgattttaaatgtaatattgaacTATGAAAACTGTCCTAGAAATcagcttatttatatattcctgCTAGAAAGTATCTagagagaaaatttttgtattttattaccttttataaaaatattatacattaaggGGGGATTCTAGTCTAgagatttgaaaaaatcaaaaataattttttttttaattttttgcaagtaTTTGCCCTATAGAATAAATGACTAAAAGGATTTTTTCCGATTTGAAAAGCTAACATGAGTTTAAAGCCTAGAAAGGAGGGATTCCCCATTGCGCGCTCCGAGCGCGTTTCACTTTGGGATTTCGAAGCGCGCTAGAAATCTCGAGTAGGGATTATATTTCGGTTCTGGCTTAAATGATCATTACTTTTCGAAATTCATGAAGTACCTGAGCTGACCGttcaaatgttaaataaagGTTCGATCATGCTTTGTTTGTAAACAACCAGCTGCTCGAAAACCAGCATTGCTCTGAACGTTGAGGTGAGCAGACACGAGCAACTTGCAGGATTGTGTTTtccgttatttttttatatttaattatattttgttaaaaaatggaCAAAAAAGGCTCTAGAAAAAAAGGATTCATCCGGAACGCCAGAGGAAACGACGCTTTTGTGGAAATCGCTTTACACTTGAGAAGGATACTGAACTCACCAGTACTtcggtaaaaaaaattatcaacttCCGAAGATATTGATTTCGTTATTTCAAGAGAATTCACgtattgcattttatacaGTTTTTACAATATCGGCATCTCTTGTGATTTGTAAAGTGTGCAACAAAGATGTGCAAATTTCACAGACATCATTTCGAGGCTTGGGATTCAAGATTTGCATCAAATGCGTGTGGTGAAAAGTTCATCAATTCTTCGCCTTTTACTAACGAGGCTTATGAAATAAATCGACGAATGGTTTTCGTTTTTCGTCTTTTGGGTGTTGTGAAAGAAggcataaatttattttgtaatttaatggACATGTCTAGTGGCCTCACTGTGAATACTTATTATGTCTGCCTTGACAATATTCACCTCGCAGTTTCTTCAGTgtacaatgtaattttaaagaaagctattgaagagaaaaaaccaaaaaataaagacgCTGGAAATATCGAAAATCATCTCACAGTTTCTGGTGACGGTACTTGGAAGCAAAGAGGGTACTCATCTCTCTTTGGCGTATCAACTCTCATCGgtaaatattcgaaaaaagtGATTGATGCTACAGTAAAAAGTAGTTTTTGTCAAGCGTGTAACTTTTGgagtataaaaaagaatggaGATATTGATGAATATAACGAATGGTATAAGACACACGAAAAAAACTGCTCTATCAATCATAAAGGAAGTGCAGGAAAGATGGAAACCAATGAAATCACAGAAATGTTTTCAAGATCGAAAGAGAAGAACGATGTCCTTTATGTGAAATACATTGGAGATGGCAAAACTTGGAGATGGCAATACATTGGAGACAGCAAAACTTTCAAAAACATTTCGACTGTTAATCCATATGAAGAAGATAATATTACTGTGGTTAAAAAAGAATGCGTCGGACATGTCGAAAAAAGGATGGAAACGAGTCTTCGAAACgcaaaaaaagataacaaagGTATCGGTGGCAAAAGTGCTGGTAAGCTGACAGACAAAATGATCGGAGAACTTACGAAGTACTACGGCTTGGCTATTCGAAGACATCCAGATTCTGTTGCTGACATGCGGAAAGAAATATGGGCAGCGTATTATCATAAAAGTTCTGCCGACGAAAAACCGCAACACCAAAACTGTCCAGAGGGCGAGGAGAGCTGGTGTAAGTGGCGCAAAGCCAAAGCCGACGGCACACTTCCCAATTTCCAACATCAAAATCCGCCGCTCAGTGATAAGGTATTAGAAGTAATAAAACCTATTTACGAAGATTTGTCAAGTGATAAACTGTTGGACCGTTGTTTGGGCACGGAAACGCAGAACAACAACGAATCTTTGAATGCGATAATTTGAACCTTTGCTCCGAAACACTTTCACTGTGGCTTAAAAACGATTGAGATTACGACGgctgttattatatttaatgaagGATTGTTACCTGTCCTGAAAGCCATGAATGTTATGGGAGTAACGATTGGTCGACAAGCGGAGATGTACGTTCATCTTCGCAACGACGCGCGCATTTTACGATCGGAGTGGTGATCATCTGATTTTGCAAAAGACCAAAGAGTGCTGCTTCAGGAGGAAAGATCGGTATTGCAGGAGATGTACGAGCAAGAGAAAGGTCTTTTCTGTGGCCTAGGAATCGCTGATTAAATGTAAGTTGCAAAATGTGCATGTTATCttgatgttaattttttt
This DNA window, taken from Linepithema humile isolate Giens D197 chromosome 7, Lhum_UNIL_v1.0, whole genome shotgun sequence, encodes the following:
- the LOC105678349 gene encoding vacuole membrane protein 1 isoform X1, with the protein product MCDCICDIYVPKIRESQQYNDNKLTIIDIDVDAALIEINCLENTMLDNSTAIRRPKGSVNGTERNVRRKTPAMEHSQSHDVWNVDPEHLTLWKHPIITLYYFFSEVAINVLSLAKKTLLYKRTVCAVISIVILFLLSGRISGPQQEIFKLWEAKVIWWLYWVGLGVLSSVGLGTGLHTFVLYLGPHIAAVTMAAYECGALNFPEPPYPDQIVCPTKIDPLWVVDILNIMKKVRVEAMLWGAGTALGELPPYFMARAARMSGQNSKSDNFDQEDLRELEALEALENGESIPFVTRIKLTMKRFVEKAGFWGILACASIPNPLFDLAGLTCGHYLIPFWTFFGATLIGKAVIKMHIQQLAVIIAFNEELLDKFISLLAIVPFVGAKFQEPLKRYFVEQKHKLHDKSSMDGTTTISWLFDKFVTLMIGYFLITIIHALARNHHRRRTKPAID
- the LOC105678232 gene encoding uncharacterized protein, whose translation is MCKFHRHHFEAWDSRFASNACGEKFINSSPFTNEAYEINRRMVFVFRLLGVVKEGINLFCNLMDMSSGLTVNTYYVCLDNIHLAVSSVYNVILKKAIEEKKPKNKDAGNIENHLTVSGDGTWKQRGYSSLFGVSTLIGKYSKKVIDATVKSSFCQACNFWSIKKNGDIDEYNEWYKTHEKNCSINHKGSAGKMETNEITEMFSRSKEKNDVLYVKYIGDGKTWRWQYIGDSKTFKNISTVNPYEEDNITVVKKECVGHVEKRMETSLRNAKKDNKGIGGKSAGKLTDKMIGELTKYYGLAIRRHPDSVADMRKEIWAAYYHKSSADEKPQHQNCPEGEESWCKWRKAKADGTLPNFQHQNPPLSDKVLEVIKPIYEDLSSDKLLDRCLGTETQNNNESLNAII
- the ND-23 gene encoding NADH-ubiquinone oxidoreductase subunit 8, encoding MMSSLQILTRTSKIAPRFIKIVPNGVNTYLSRNKYYYVNEYKDKNWNDIMEAATTHMFFLEIFRGFGLILSQLFREPATINYPFEKGPLSPRFRGEHALRRYPSGEERCIACKLCEAICPAQAITIEAEERADGSRRTTRYDIDMSKCIYCGFCQEACPVDAIVEGPNFEFSSETHEEMLYNKEKLLNNGDKWESEIASNIHADHLYR
- the LOC105678349 gene encoding vacuole membrane protein 1 isoform X2, with amino-acid sequence MLDNSTAIRRPKGSVNGTERNVRRKTPAMEHSQSHDVWNVDPEHLTLWKHPIITLYYFFSEVAINVLSLAKKTLLYKRTVCAVISIVILFLLSGRISGPQQEIFKLWEAKVIWWLYWVGLGVLSSVGLGTGLHTFVLYLGPHIAAVTMAAYECGALNFPEPPYPDQIVCPTKIDPLWVVDILNIMKKVRVEAMLWGAGTALGELPPYFMARAARMSGQNSKSDNFDQEDLRELEALEALENGESIPFVTRIKLTMKRFVEKAGFWGILACASIPNPLFDLAGLTCGHYLIPFWTFFGATLIGKAVIKMHIQQLAVIIAFNEELLDKFISLLAIVPFVGAKFQEPLKRYFVEQKHKLHDKSSMDGTTTISWLFDKFVTLMIGYFLITIIHALARNHHRRRTKPAID